ATCTTACAGTCAAAACACGCAAGATGTTCGCTGTAATGGATAAAATCTCTCTCAAGCCCCAAATCTTTTGCGTTTAATATTTCTATTTCAACCTCTCCGAAACTTTTATTAAGAGCTTTTTCGACGGCTTCTGCTATACGTGATTTGTTTTCTTCTTTTACGATAACCCTGTCGATTACGGCTTTAATGGTGTGTTTTTTGGTTTTTTTAAGTTCAATCTCCTCATCAAGCCTTACTATTACGCCGTCGATGTAGGCTCTTATGATTCCTTCTTTTCTTAGTTTTTCGATTAAATCGTGAAATTCACCCTTTTTTTCTTTTACAATCGGAGCATAAATGATAATCTTCGCGCCTTCAGGCAGTTTAAGAACCTCATTGATAATATCCTGAGGAGTCATTTGGGTAATCTGTTTGCCGCAAAGGTGGCAGTGCTGGATACCGATTCTTGCGTACAGGAGTCTTAAATAATCGTATATTTCGGTAACCGTTCCCACGGTTGAGCGAGGGTTTTTGGAGGTGGTTTTCTGATCAATCGCAATAGCCGGGGTAAGCCCGTCTATTTTATCCACTTCAGGTTTTCCTGTCTTTTGTAAAAACTGTCTGGCGTATGAACTAAGGCTTTCAATATATCTTCTCTGTCCTTCAGCATACAGCGTATCGAATGCAAGCGTACTTTTACCGCTTCCGGAAAGTCCGGTAAACACTATCAGTTTGTTTTTCGGTATTTCAAGGTTTATATTTTTAAGGTTGTTTTCCCTTGCTCCGATGATTTTGATTTTATCCATTTATTTATGCTCCTGCGTGAAATTAATCGCGAATTATACCATAAATTTAAGGAAAGTTTAAGGAAGGGGGTAGGGAATCTTACTGAAACTCAATAGCCCATATCGCGAAGAAAAACACAAGCATTTCGGTTATATAGAGTTTCCATTTGGGCTGGATTTTATACAGTTCCCCTTTTATCTGCTGGTATTCGCTGTAAGTTAGGGTGGTGAACATCCTTTTGATAACCGTATCGATATAATCGTCCCTGTCATCTGTCCTTAGAGCGATAAAAAGATGCCTGTAAATCATAAAAAGCTCAATCATTGCGATAATTATAAGCGTAATATCGACTATTTTAAGAGCAATCATTTCGATGATGATTATTTCGAAAATATAAAAAATTATCGTGTATCCTATAAGAGGGTAGTGGTTTTTCAGGTAATATAGCGCAAAGAGTTTATCCGCAGCGGATTTAATACCGAATTTCTCAAGCGTATAGATCCTGAAACCTATAAGAAGTACTACGATCAGTTCGGTTAAAAGTTTGATATCCATTAATGTCCTTGAAAATATAGCTTGTATGTTGTCGCACAGAATACGAATATATACCATACAAGCAGGAATTTTTTATGATGTTTCGGGCTCATTGCGTGGTATAGTCTGATACCGAAATATGTGCCTATAAGTGAGGCGAGCCCGATTGTAAAACCTTTGGAATAATCGATATGTCCGGCAAGACTTTGAGAAATAAACCCTGAAATAGATGAAAACACGACAAAAAATAGGCTCAGACTCACCGTCGTTTTAAGTCTGTAATGCAAGAACCCTACAAGTATAGGTGTGATTAATATTGCACCCCCGACTCCAACGCTTATAGCTATCATTCCTACAAAAAGTCCAATAAAAAAGAGCTTTTTGTTATCAATCGGAGGTTCGTCTTTCGGTTCCGGGACTGTTATGAAAAACCTGACAATAGCGATAAACACAAGTGTGAGGAATATAAACCCGAGTATTTCTTTTGAAGTGTGTTTTACGATATATCCGCTGAGGCTCGCACCGAGTGCTCCTCCTATTGCTAATGATAAGCCGTTTTTGATTTTTAAAAGACCTTTTTTGTAATTGAGGTATGAACCGTATACGGAGCTTAACATCATCTGGGTTACGCTTATGCCTATGGCTTCTTTAAATCCGAAGCCCAAAAACAGTAAAACAGGCACAAGTACGGTTCCACCCCCAATTCCGAAAAAACCTGAGGCGAAGCCTACGAAAATTCCAATAATTACGGCACTTATCAAATCAAGCCTTTTTTGATAAAATTATATCATAGTAAAATTTAGTAAATCTAAAGGGAGAGGATGTTTAATATTATTAAAGAAGCCGTTAAAAACTTTATGGATTCGATTGAAGCAAAAGCCGATGAATGTAATGAAGAGCTTGGTAATGGGTTTGTTAGTAAGATTGCGATAACAGGGGATGAAAATTATGATATATATATTATAGTACCTCATGAAAAGCTTTCTTATATAGCGAATTATTATTTCGGGGATGATGACTATGATACGGAAGATTTAACAAAAGAGATAGCAAATCAGATTATCGGAAATGCAAAAATAATAGCTGCCGAAAAAAATATTAATTTTGATATATCGGTTCCGGAATTTTTAGGAGAATTTGATAAAAATATCGAATATGACGATATGTTATCATTTAAATTTAACGGAGATAAATGTTTTTATATCCTGTTTAAGGGGAAATAATGGAAGAAAAAAAATTAATAGAAGAAGATATTGAAGAATTTATTCCCGATTATTCGAATCTTTTAGATACTGAGGTGCTTTTTGAAAGCGATTTAGGTAGGGTAGATATAACATTAAGAGAAATACTTGCGCTTCAAAAAGGAAGCGTAATTGATTTGCAAAAGCCCGAAGGTGAGAGTGCGGAAGTTTATATAAACGGTCGTATCATAGGAAAAGGCGAAGTAATGGTTTATGAAAAAAATCTGGCAATTAGGCTAAATGAAGTACTTGATGCAAATCAGCTTATATATTATTTGACAAAAGAAACATAAAATTGCTTAAAGTAAGCAAAATAGCTAAGGAGCGTTTGTGAAAAAAATTATTTTTTTATTATTGGGGGTATTAGTATTTGGAGCTAACTTAATTAATGTGAATTTTTTTGAAGGTAAAAATAAACTCGATGTACTGTTTTCACTTGATGACGCATTCAAAGGTAAAGTAAAACAGATATCTAAGAATTCATATATTTTAACAGGTATAAATACGGATAAGGTCATTCAAAAAGAATTTAAGAAAAATTTTATAAATTCTATTATAATTTCGCCTGAAAAAAACGGAGTTAGAATCGATATAACTTCCAATAAAAAAATAAAAACATCGGTAGCTCTTACTCCTGACGGATATGGGGTTAGGTTTAGAATAATAAATGCAAATCCGGTGGTAAAAACGACAAAAGCCGAAAATATTAAAAACATGACAGCTCAGACTCAGGGACTTGATATGCTTTCATATATTGTCGGAATAAGTATACTTATAATTCTGGCTTTTGTATTATGGTTTATTAAAAGAAAAGCGGTTCATCTTCCTAAACTGAAAGAAGATATGAAAGTGCTTGCGCAAAAACCGGTTGATGCAAAAAATAAAATTGTGCTTTTTGATTATCAGGGAAGAAAATATCTGATGCTTATAGGAAATACGAATGTTTTGCTTGACGTTTTTGTAGAAGACGTGGCAGTACCCAAAAACGAAGTTGAGTTTGACGAAATGCTGAAACTGAGTAAAAAATACGGAAATATAGAAAAATATATACAAAACGCTGAAAAATTAAAGGAGTTTGATGAAAGAATTTGACGTAATTGTTGTCGGTGGAGGACATGCGGGGATTGAAGCCGCGCTTGCACCTGCCAGAATGGGTAAAAAAGTACTTTTACTTACCATGCTTGTAGAACAGATAGGGGCAGCCAGCTGTAACCCCGCAATCGGAGGTCTTGCAAAAGGACATCTTGTAAAAGAAATAGACGCACTCGGCGGTGAAATGGCGCTTGCTACAGACCATGCGGGTATTCAGTTTAGGGTCCTTAACGAAAACAGAGGTCCGGCTGTAAGAGGAAGCAGGGCACAGATAGACATGGACAGATATAGAATATATATGAGAACGGTTTGTCTTAATACCCCAAATCTTACAGTGGCTCAGGAAATCGTTGATGAAATACTCGTAAAAAACGGCAAAGTGGTCGGAGTTAAAACAAACCTTTTAAACGAATACAAAACAAAAGCTCTTATTCTCACAACCGGAACATTTATGAGAGGGATTATGCATTTTGGTCCCGTTAAACTTGAAGGAGGAAGATTTCACGAACTTCCTGCTAAAAAAATCTCTAAATCGCTTGAAGATTTGGGATTTAAACTTGAAAGACTTAAAACCGGAACGACTGCGAGAATTGACGCAAGAACTATTGATTTTTCAAAAATGGAAATTCAGCCGGGTGATGAAAACCCTAAACCTTTTTCTTTCAGAACGGATAAAAAAACGTTTAATCCTACTCAGCTTCCGTGTTACATAACATATACAAACGAAAATACCCACGATATTATCAAAAGCAACTTCCACAGAGCCCCTCTTTTTACGGGTCAGATTGAAGGTGTGGGGCCGAGATACTGCCCGAGTATCGAAGATAAACTGAATAAATTCCCTGATAAAGAGCGCCATCACGTATTTGTGGAGCCTCAGACTTTGGAAGCCACGGAATATTATCTAAACGGACTTTCGACTTCTCTTCCTATGGATGTTCAGGAAGACTTTATCCATTCAATCCCGGGGCTTGAAAATGCTAAAATAGTCAGATTCGGATATGCGATTGAATATGATTTCATACAGCCTACGAATCTGAAACATTCACTTGAAACCAAAGAAATCGAGGGACTTTTCTTTGCCGGGCAGATAAACGGAACGACAGGATATGAAGAAGCGGCGGCGCAGGGTATAATGGCGGGAATCAACGCCGCACTTAAAATAGACGGGAAAGAACCAATTATTTTCAGAAGGGATGAAGCGTATATCGGGGTTCTTATTGACGATCTGGTTACAAAAGGAACGAACGAACCTTACAGAATGTTTACGAGCAGAAGCGAATACAGACTATTGCTCAGAGAAGATAACGCAATTTTAAGACTTGCGGATTACGGGTATGAGCTTGGAATTTTGGATGATAAGACGTATGAGAGGGTGCAGAAGTTAAGGGAAGAAATAAACAGGGGAATGAAAATCCTGAATGAAACGTTTGTAACGCCAAACAAACAGATAAATGCAATGCTTGAAGAAATGGGTGAAGAGAAAATCCAAAGCAAAATGGAAATAAGAAAAATAGCCGGGCGTCATACGTTCAACAGGGAAAAACTTTTAAAACTCGCACCCGAATTTAAAGATTTCAGCGAAGATGCGCTTGAGCAAATACTGATTGACGCAAGATATCACCATTATATAGAAAGACAAAAAGCACAGATTGACAAAATGAAAGAGATGCTAAGTGTAAAAATCCCTGAAGATTTCGAATACAAAGGAATTCCGGGACTCAGCCGAGAAATTGTCGAAAAACTTGAAAAGTTCAGACCTCCTACACTCTTTGCGGCCAGTGAAATAAGCGGTGTAACGCCTGCTGCGATCGATATTATTCATATGTATATCAATATGAGAAAAAAGAAAAGTTGACAAAATTTATCTTTTTTATATAATTGCTAAAAAAGGAATTTAATGACATATATTTATGTATATACTGCTGATAAAGATAAGTTTGAAAGAATTAAAAAAGCCGTTGAGGTTGCAAATACTCTTCCTGAAACTCCGGTGTTTTGCGTAAACGATCTTGAAGCTATTGAGGAAGTTAGAAAAAACGGCTATAAAGCCATGAATGTGGATGCCCTGCAGGATCTTTTTAACTTAAGTGACGGAAGCGATACGTTTTATATCTTAACACCCGAAGATACGACGTATCTAAAAGCCGCGTTTGCAAACGTAAAAGAAATTAATTAGGAGAATTTGGCATGGAAAACAAAGAATTAAATACTGAAAACAACATTCAGGAAGAAAAACCGTTTAATTTCGGTAAGTTTATATTCGGAATATTTATTGGGCTTTTGATACTGACTGGAATTATTATTATGGTTCCTTACTTTTTAATGAAGTAATATCAAAATAAAACCTGCTTCCCTTTCCTTTTTCACTTTCGATTTTAAGATGTGTTTTATGGATTTTTAAGATCTTTTCAACAATTGCAAGACCGAGTCCCAAAGAGTTGTCCCATTCGTTTTTTGCTATGCGGTAGAATTTTTGTTTGATAAGGTCTATTTCTTTTTCATTAATGCCTTTTCCTTTGTCTATTACCTCGAAATTTTCGTTTATATTTACGGTTATTTCATCTTTTGAATATTTCAGTGCGTTTGAGATGAGGTTGTAAATAACCACTTCTATTAACGTCTTGTCGGCAAAAACAGTCGTTTTTCGGCAGTTTAATTTAATTCTTTCACTGTTGAAACTTTCAATTATGTTCTTTGCCGTTTCGCAGAGATCGAACTGAGTAAATTTCACCTTTACTTTTTCGTTTTCAAGCCTTGTAATAAGATAGAGCCTGTCTATAAGCTCACTGAGTCTTAGGGAGTTTTTTTGGATTTTATGTAAAAATTTATCGTTCATATCTTTTGGGAGTTCGTTTGAGAGGATTGTTTCTATGTATCCGTTTATGATTGATATCGGGTTTTTAAATTCGTGAGAAATGGCGGATATGAGTTCGTCTTTTGAAGAGTTCAGGATTTTTAGTTTTTTGTTTTCTTTTTTAAGTTTTCTGTTTTCTTCTTTTAGTTTTTCAAGCTCTTTTAATTCTTCCGAAAAAAAGATTTTTTTTAAAAAATTCTCAATTCTCAATTCTCAATTCTCCATTTCTATTTTAACTTTTCATTTTCCATTTATTTAAGTTTGTATCCCACGCCTCTTACGCTTTCGATAATGTTTCCGATTTTGTGGTTTAGTCTGTTGATGGCGACGTTTACGCTTTTTTCGTTTGTGCTGCCGAGCTCATCCATGATTTCGGAGCGGCTTAGGGTTCTTTTCTGGTTTTTAAAAAACAGTTCCAAAAGTCTGAATTCCGAAGGCGTAAGTGGAATGTCGATGTTTTCGTGTGTAAGGGTTCTGCCGTTTAGGTCAAGGTGATAATCTTTATATGAAACGACACTTGCTGATATGTTGTAGCGCTTCAAGACCGCCTTTATTCTTGCGAGCAGTTCTTTCATTTTAAAAGGTTTGGTTATATAATCGTCCGCACCTCTTTCGAAGCCTTCGACTATGTCGTCTTCATCCGCTTTTGCGGTTAAAAATATTACGGGTATTTCGTAACCTTCCTGTTTTAGATCTTTTACAAACACACTGCCTTCAACTCCCGGAAGATTCCTGTCTACTATAAGCAGATCTGGGTTTTCTTCAATTATGAAGTCTTTTACCTTTTTTGTATTCGTAAAGCCTACGGCGTCGTAGCCGTTTTGCTGAAGGGTAAATTCAAGAAGTTCCAAAAGATCTTCTTCGTCTTCAATAATCGCAATTGTTATCATTATCACCCTTTTAAAATTTTAGATGTTTTTAATTTTCCATTTTCCATTGTAACATTTTACATTTATAATTCGAGTCCTTCTTTCGCAAACAGAAGATATGACGCAATCGTTTTGGAGCTGTCGCTGATTCTTTCAAGTTTTTTTGCTATGTTTAGAATTTTGAGGATTTCATCCACATTGTCTTTTTGTTTTACTTCAAGTACAAGCTCTTTATATATTTCATCGGCTATTTTTTCATAACTTATGATAGTAGAATAGGCATCTTCTATAGTGTCGCCTTTAACGGCGAGTTTTAGTACGTCTATTGTTGAAATGGCGTTTTGGTAAAGCGCTTCGATTTTTTCGTCTTCAAAGTCGTATTTTTTGATAAACGCCTTTGTTGATTTTTTGATTTTTGCAAGGAATGAGCTTATTTTCAGATATGCCACAACTTCACGCAAAAACTCTCCCTGCGGATGAAAGAGAGCCAGAAACTTAATAACTTCGTTATCGAATTCTTTGAGGTCTATTAAGAAAAACTCTTCTGTTAGTTCTTTTTTCTTAAGAGATTCTTCAATAGCTTCAATATAGCCTACGAATTTGGCGTTAATGTTGTTTAGTGCCTTTTCAAAAGAGCTGAGCATTTCAATTCCTTTTTTCAAAATTATATCATTAATAAATATGGCGGTTTGTTATCTAAATGTTATCTAATGTTACCGAAATGTTATCTTTGTGTTTTACAATTTCGAAAACCAATTAAGGAGAATGAATGAAAAAGTTAATTTTAGGTGCGGTGATTGCCGTAAGTTCATTTGCGTATACAATTAACGGAACGGGGGCAAGTTTTCCGTATCCTGTATATAAACAGTGGATAAAAAGCTACTATGAAGCTACGGGTAACAAAGTAAACTATACTGCAACGGGAAGCGGTACCGGGATTAAAGAGGTTGCATACAGACATGTGGCTTTTGGGGGGAGTGACAAGCCGTTAACTCCTGCGACGCTTAAAAAAGCGAAACTTTATCAGTTTCCGACGGTAGTGGGCGGAATTGTGTTCGGATACAATATTCCGGGTGTAGAGAATCTGAAACTTAGCGAAGCGGCAATTAAGGGAATAGTACTCGGTACAATCAAATACTGGGATAACCCGTTAATCGTAAAATACAATCCAAATGAAAAACTTCCTCACAAAAAAATTATTTTCGTTCACAGAAGCGACAGATCGGGAACAACTTTTAACTTTACTTATTATTTAAGTAAAATGAGCAAAACATGGAGACATAAATTCGGTGCGAGAAAACTGATCAACTGGCCGACTGACGCAGACGGAAGAGGGATTGCCGGTAAAGGAAACTTCGGTGTAAGTGCCGCAATTAAAACAAACGACTACTCTATCGGATATGTGGATTACGCGGATGCCAAGAAAAACGGACTTAAAATGGCTACAATTCAGGCTGCGGACGGCAAGTTTGTAGCTCCTACACCTGAAAATTTCGCCGAAGGAGCGAAATATGCCGGGTTTGATCCTAAAAAAGACTTTTATAAAATAATCGCTTATCCGAAAAAAGGATACCCTATTATCGCATCTACATTCATTCTCGTACCGCAGGAAAAAATAGATACGGACAAAAAAGTAACCGCGTTTTTTGATTATGCATACGGCAAAGGTGACGAAGCGGCGAGCAAACTCGGATATATCCCGCTTCCTGCGAGTGTAAAAGATCAGATTAGAAAATACTGGGCTGATAAGGGTATATCACCAAAATAAAAGGTCTTTAAAACCTTTTTTATTTTTAATACAATAACAAAAATAAAGGCGGTGTATGGAATCGATTTTCAGGAAACTTTCTTCACTTAGCGCTACACTTATTTTAATACTGCTCTCGGCAATATTCGTCGTTTTGTTTTTATACGCAAAACCGGCTATTAAAGAGTACGGGCTTCATTTTTTAATCGATCCGAGATGGGATGTTACCGTTGAGGTAAACACACCGAAAAATACGGATAAAATCCAAAAAGACAAATCCGTTACCGCCTCTTCAAACGATACGATACCTACAGACAGTGAAGATATTGCGGTTCCGACAGACAGTGAGGATATTGCGATACCTCAGGATGACGAAGATATAGCAATTCCTCAGGATGACGACGACATTGCGGTACCTCAGGATAATGATGATATAGCCGCTGCCGGGGATGTACAAGCAGAAACTAACGTAAAAACCGTTTACGGAGGACTTATTCCGATTGTGGGTACGGTGCTTTCTACAATACTTGCTATGCTTTTTGCGGTGCCTATCGCCATGGGAATTGCCATATTTTTAAGTGAAATCGCACCTCCTTTTATAGCGAAACCGGTGGGAATAGCCATTGAACTATTAGCGGCGATTCCGAGTATTATTT
This genomic interval from Nautilia profundicola AmH contains the following:
- the pstC gene encoding phosphate ABC transporter permease subunit PstC, with translation MESIFRKLSSLSATLILILLSAIFVVLFLYAKPAIKEYGLHFLIDPRWDVTVEVNTPKNTDKIQKDKSVTASSNDTIPTDSEDIAVPTDSEDIAIPQDDEDIAIPQDDDDIAVPQDNDDIAAAGDVQAETNVKTVYGGLIPIVGTVLSTILAMLFAVPIAMGIAIFLSEIAPPFIAKPVGIAIELLAAIPSIIYGMWGLFYFGPLVADVFGGSSVSLLVAGMVLAVMIIPFMASLTRDSMNTTPNVLKESAYAMGATKFEVIKDVIFPYAKQGIIGSMILALGRALGETMAVAFVIGGVFSFPHKLTDPTVSIPVVLANSFAESSGMSLNALFYLALILFVISFAVISFAKFYFLREKK
- the mnmG gene encoding tRNA uridine-5-carboxymethylaminomethyl(34) synthesis enzyme MnmG; protein product: MKEFDVIVVGGGHAGIEAALAPARMGKKVLLLTMLVEQIGAASCNPAIGGLAKGHLVKEIDALGGEMALATDHAGIQFRVLNENRGPAVRGSRAQIDMDRYRIYMRTVCLNTPNLTVAQEIVDEILVKNGKVVGVKTNLLNEYKTKALILTTGTFMRGIMHFGPVKLEGGRFHELPAKKISKSLEDLGFKLERLKTGTTARIDARTIDFSKMEIQPGDENPKPFSFRTDKKTFNPTQLPCYITYTNENTHDIIKSNFHRAPLFTGQIEGVGPRYCPSIEDKLNKFPDKERHHVFVEPQTLEATEYYLNGLSTSLPMDVQEDFIHSIPGLENAKIVRFGYAIEYDFIQPTNLKHSLETKEIEGLFFAGQINGTTGYEEAAAQGIMAGINAALKIDGKEPIIFRRDEAYIGVLIDDLVTKGTNEPYRMFTSRSEYRLLLREDNAILRLADYGYELGILDDKTYERVQKLREEINRGMKILNETFVTPNKQINAMLEEMGEEKIQSKMEIRKIAGRHTFNREKLLKLAPEFKDFSEDALEQILIDARYHHYIERQKAQIDKMKEMLSVKIPEDFEYKGIPGLSREIVEKLEKFRPPTLFAASEISGVTPAAIDIIHMYINMRKKKS
- the fliN gene encoding flagellar motor switch protein FliN, translating into MEEKKLIEEDIEEFIPDYSNLLDTEVLFESDLGRVDITLREILALQKGSVIDLQKPEGESAEVYINGRIIGKGEVMVYEKNLAIRLNEVLDANQLIYYLTKET
- a CDS encoding PhoU domain-containing protein — translated: MLSSFEKALNNINAKFVGYIEAIEESLKKKELTEEFFLIDLKEFDNEVIKFLALFHPQGEFLREVVAYLKISSFLAKIKKSTKAFIKKYDFEDEKIEALYQNAISTIDVLKLAVKGDTIEDAYSTIISYEKIADEIYKELVLEVKQKDNVDEILKILNIAKKLERISDSSKTIASYLLFAKEGLEL
- a CDS encoding chemotaxis protein CheX, producing MFNIIKEAVKNFMDSIEAKADECNEELGNGFVSKIAITGDENYDIYIIVPHEKLSYIANYYFGDDDYDTEDLTKEIANQIIGNAKIIAAEKNINFDISVPEFLGEFDKNIEYDDMLSFKFNGDKCFYILFKGK
- the pstS gene encoding phosphate ABC transporter substrate-binding protein PstS, whose protein sequence is MKKLILGAVIAVSSFAYTINGTGASFPYPVYKQWIKSYYEATGNKVNYTATGSGTGIKEVAYRHVAFGGSDKPLTPATLKKAKLYQFPTVVGGIVFGYNIPGVENLKLSEAAIKGIVLGTIKYWDNPLIVKYNPNEKLPHKKIIFVHRSDRSGTTFNFTYYLSKMSKTWRHKFGARKLINWPTDADGRGIAGKGNFGVSAAIKTNDYSIGYVDYADAKKNGLKMATIQAADGKFVAPTPENFAEGAKYAGFDPKKDFYKIIAYPKKGYPIIASTFILVPQEKIDTDKKVTAFFDYAYGKGDEAASKLGYIPLPASVKDQIRKYWADKGISPK
- a CDS encoding response regulator transcription factor, with translation MITIAIIEDEEDLLELLEFTLQQNGYDAVGFTNTKKVKDFIIEENPDLLIVDRNLPGVEGSVFVKDLKQEGYEIPVIFLTAKADEDDIVEGFERGADDYITKPFKMKELLARIKAVLKRYNISASVVSYKDYHLDLNGRTLTHENIDIPLTPSEFRLLELFFKNQKRTLSRSEIMDELGSTNEKSVNVAINRLNHKIGNIIESVRGVGYKLK
- a CDS encoding sulfite exporter TauE/SafE family protein, producing MISAVIIGIFVGFASGFFGIGGGTVLVPVLLFLGFGFKEAIGISVTQMMLSSVYGSYLNYKKGLLKIKNGLSLAIGGALGASLSGYIVKHTSKEILGFIFLTLVFIAIVRFFITVPEPKDEPPIDNKKLFFIGLFVGMIAISVGVGGAILITPILVGFLHYRLKTTVSLSLFFVVFSSISGFISQSLAGHIDYSKGFTIGLASLIGTYFGIRLYHAMSPKHHKKFLLVWYIFVFCATTYKLYFQGH
- a CDS encoding sensor histidine kinase, whose product is MRIENFLKKIFFSEELKELEKLKEENRKLKKENKKLKILNSSKDELISAISHEFKNPISIINGYIETILSNELPKDMNDKFLHKIQKNSLRLSELIDRLYLITRLENEKVKVKFTQFDLCETAKNIIESFNSERIKLNCRKTTVFADKTLIEVVIYNLISNALKYSKDEITVNINENFEVIDKGKGINEKEIDLIKQKFYRIAKNEWDNSLGLGLAIVEKILKIHKTHLKIESEKGKGSRFYFDITSLKSKEP